A single genomic interval of Desulforegula conservatrix Mb1Pa harbors:
- a CDS encoding radical SAM protein encodes MAYDELDYQGMIFRPPSEADSILLQVTVGCSHNKCTFCEMYKAKRFSIKKDEVIMADIAKAAKLYKGFRRLFLCDGDALIIPQKRLIAILDEIKKKLPWLERIGTYANHKSISMKTPEELVELREHGLSIAYMGIESGDAVTLENIKKGATPERLIEMGKKIKASGIKLSVTVLNGIGGRERSMIHAKETGRVLSEMNPDFVGALSLMLTPGTSLYKDHMDGKFPVIDANEMLQELGVMFANTNLTGGLFHANHASNYLPIRAKLPDDKDRILRLINEALAGKVKLKPEYMRAL; translated from the coding sequence ATGGCTTATGATGAATTAGACTATCAGGGTATGATTTTCAGGCCGCCGAGCGAGGCTGACAGCATACTCTTGCAGGTTACGGTGGGATGCTCCCACAACAAATGCACCTTCTGCGAGATGTACAAGGCAAAAAGATTCTCAATAAAAAAAGACGAAGTAATTATGGCGGACATAGCAAAGGCCGCAAAACTATATAAAGGATTCAGGAGACTTTTTCTTTGCGACGGTGATGCTCTAATCATTCCACAAAAAAGACTCATTGCAATTCTCGATGAAATTAAAAAGAAACTTCCATGGCTCGAAAGAATCGGAACCTACGCAAATCATAAAAGCATAAGCATGAAAACTCCTGAGGAACTAGTGGAACTCAGGGAACACGGCCTGTCAATAGCATATATGGGCATAGAGTCCGGTGACGCAGTAACACTTGAGAATATCAAAAAAGGCGCCACACCTGAACGCCTCATAGAAATGGGCAAAAAAATCAAGGCATCGGGAATAAAGCTTTCTGTTACTGTTTTAAATGGCATTGGCGGCAGGGAGCGTTCAATGATACACGCAAAGGAAACAGGGAGGGTTCTGTCTGAAATGAATCCTGATTTTGTCGGAGCATTAAGCCTGATGCTTACTCCCGGCACCTCTCTTTATAAAGATCATATGGATGGGAAATTTCCTGTAATCGACGCAAACGAAATGCTCCAGGAACTTGGAGTAATGTTCGCAAATACGAACTTGACAGGCGGTCTTTTTCATGCAAACCACGCATCCAATTATTTGCCAATAAGAGCGAAGCTGCCTGATGATAAGGACAGAATTCTAAGACTTATCAATGAAGCGCTGGCAGGAAAAGTTAAGCTGAAGCCTGAGTATATGAGGGCATTATAA